The stretch of DNA GGCGGTTGGTGCTCCTTCCATTGCCCTTAGCCCCTCTTCATTGGGCGTTCCCTCAGATGGAGGGCACCAGTGGTGCGGTGTAGCTATGAGGGGTGGTGTGGATGCGTATTGGCTGTGGTTTATCCGGCGAGCACGTTGCTTGGTGGTGACTGTTTTTCGGCGATCGGTGGTGGTCCCTTGGCCTATATTATGTATTGTCCTTTAAATTGTACAAGTTATGCGTTCTTAAGTTGTGCATTCTTATTGTTCTTCCTTGTtcttccttgtgttgagttgtaTGTCTGTACTTTATAATATGTGGTTTGCTATATTTTCTAATAAAAGTTCAGGTTGGCATCTTGCCACCGTAATTCGCCTAAAAAAGCATTCATGAGTCTAAACTCCACCACAGGATCGAAGTTTCTCGGTTTTGCAGCTTGGGAACCAACTTGGAATCCAGCAATAGTTAAGAACCAATTTGGAATCTAGCAATAGTTTGAGAGGGACAGTAAAACCCTTTCTTAAATGTTATGACGAATTTCCTTTCATATTTCGGTACTTTTCAGGCTCAGAGACCTAGAGATCCAGTAACTGGAGGAGGAAAAATGACGTATTTAGAGAGAGTAACTGAGCAGCAAGGTAGTAGCATACAAGGGCCGAACATATCATTCCGTATTGAGTACTGGCAGAGTGATCCGACAGGGGTACATAGTTACAAGGGAAATCTAGCATGAGAATCCCTCCGAGCATAGGCGGTGTTCGATTCGACCATCTATCCTAGCTTAGCTAGGTCGAGGTCAGCACGGGTCACCCCTGCGCTGCGACGCGGCGACGGAGCTTCTTTCCGCGCGCTTCCGCGACCTCGTGCTCGTGCTCGTCTTCCTcgtggtcggcggcggcggctctcgCTCTGGCCGCGGCCGGcagcctcgcgccgccgccgccagtggCTCCCCGATTCTTCACGGCGCTCCGCGCGTTGGCCGTGACCTGACTGACCTCCTCCTCGAAGTCCTCCATCCGGAACGCCGGCCTCCACGGCGCCTCCGCCTCCCGCTCCCGCTTCCTCCCCCGGCCGGCGGCCgatccgccgccgctctccccgGCGCTGCACAGGCCCCTCAGTGCCCGGATGTTGGCGATCAGCGCGTAGAACCTCTCCACCTTctcgccgtcgccatcgccgtcgtcgtcctcgccgcATCTCTGCACCGAAAcagagccgccgccggcgacgccaGCAGCCGCAGCCGGCAATAATGGCGGCGGGCACTGCTGCTCCGCCGGCGCCACGGACACCCGGGTCgacgcgccgtcgccgtcggtgGCGGCGATTCGCAGAGCCTTCTTCGCCTCCTCTCCAGCTGCCTCGCCCATCGCTGGCGCCTTGGCGGCCCTCTTCCCTCCGGAGCACGGTCTTGGCAGAGCCCAGAAGCAAGCGGGGTGGGTGAAATTATGAAGGAAACGGGACGGGAGTGTGTGGAAAGCTCCGTGGGTTGGCGAGTGGTTAAATAGCTATACCTGCTGCAACTGCAACCAGCAGCGCCACGGTACTTGATACCTCCCGTGAAGCTGATTTTCCGAATTTGGCGCTTATACGGTACGCTAGAGGATGATTTTTGTTTGAAGATGTAAAATTAGGTGGACCGGCGATTCGAATCAGCTGGAGCATTTCGTTTTGTTTGAGCAAACCATTACTTTACTAATGTACTATGTATAATTTTGTGACACCAAATTGGTCCGGGGATGCGTATACTATCCAAAGGTGCCTTGTAATTTCAGGCAAAGAGATTATATTTCTTTTAATCAATAAAGTCATTTATAGTGGCTCATCCGTACGGGCATCACCATGACTTCAAAGCAGCATTTGGACAAACGAAAAATCAATAAAAAGATTGTGCACTAGAATGGTACAATTCATATATTTCGCGTGTACGCTTATCTTTTCAAGAAAAAAAGCATTTTATCGTTGACGAGGCTTTTGAAACATTTCGCTGCTATTGCATTTGCAGAGTCTAAAATGCTGCTCCAGCTCCTACTGAATTGCCAAAAACTTGACCATTGTGGCATTTTTCTATACAGAAAACAGTTACTGCTTTGTGCGTGTGTACAAGCACCATTACTTGTTACTAGACAATTGAAGAAGCAAAACGAAACGTAGACTACATATGACTTCATTTTTACCACTGTAGTTGGGAGGGTCTTATGTGTAAAATTAAGTCGACCCGGAATTCAAACCAGGCAAttgactctctctctctctctggtctTGGTATGTACGACATGtgtgttagtaaattcattaatAGCGGCTCATCCACACGGACATCTCGTTCAATCTACTATAAAAAAATTGATCTATAGCAACACCTCACCCGTTCTTATAAATAGGGTGCGGCTACTGTAACAACCGAGCCGCCTCTGAAAATCTATCTGTAGGGGCAGTTCACCCCCTCagccgcccctacaaatggaCGCCATTTTCAGTGACGGCTGGGGGGGTTGAGCCGTCCCTACAAATGGATTTAGAGGGGCAGCTCATCCCCCAACCCGCCACTAAAAATATCTATATAAAAATCTAGgtaccttcttcctccttccagACCTCCATTGTTTGCTCGGAAGAGGAGCTCCCGCAAGagccaaaaaaagaaaaagaggggagCTTTTCAACTTGATTTCCTTCGAGCTGGAGGCTCTAAGAGTTAAGTTGACGCTAATTCCTTGATATTTCTAAACTTTTTTGTTAGATTTATGACTCAAATGGAGCTCTCTTTGCCTGTAACTAGCTCTAGATCTCCATGGTGTGGATTAGCCATTTGAGACACCATTTGCCTTGAACTTTTGGATGAAGTTATGCTATTTTAGTAGAAGAATAAGATTATATAATTATTTTGACTTGATCTATAGTTTTAAGCATCATTCTTAAGTAAATAATGCCCTAGATTTATGGTggagagagaagaagatttgttttttttcctatttttcAAAGATGCATGTTAGATTTTCCCCAACATTTAATGGTAAAATAATATGTTGAGTTTTTTGTTATTTTTATTTAGTACAAGCTAAATTGATTTTTTCCCACACCTGTGCATATATAGAAGTATATATTTATATCAATTTAGGGCTCCATTTCTTTTGAGAGAAAGATTTgatttttttctatatttataTACATGCATGTTACATTTTTTTCTCTAATATTTAGTGGTACAATAATAGGTTGGAaatcaatttttttatttagtATTAGTTAAATTGACTTTTCCAAcacctatacatatatagaagtATATATTTATGTAAATTTAGAACTCTATTTCTTGCGAGAAAATAATTTGATGTTGTTTTTTCAATCTTTTCAGATATGGATAAGACATGGATGTATAATGCAAAAAGGACGAACGCTATTTCCGTGAAGATCTTAATAAATTCATTCAATTTACGGAGAACCACGCAAGAAATAAGAAGATACAATTGATGCATTGCCCATGCAATGCCTGCAAGAATTTGAGAGTATCTAGCGACCCAACTACAATCAGATCGCATGTGATGGTGAGTGATTTTGTTAAGGACTACAAGATCTGGAAGTATCATGGCCAGACGGATGCTCCCCCTCCGACGAATAATCCACTGGATGAAATCATACAAGATGAGGAGTTTGACATAATGTTTCATTCTTATTTTGATGGTGGtggagatgatgatggtgatgatgatgctggggttgctgatgatgatggGGTTGGTGGATTCCAAGATGATGGTGTCGACGGTCCCATGGATGGGGATGTAGTGGCGATGAACTTCATGATGGTGATTTTCTCAGCCAGTTGTTGCGCCACACCAAAGCGGAGGTATTGGTTTCTAGTGCTAGGGGGTTAGCAAACTTCGAGACGGTGAGAAAATCAGCAGAGGAAAATATATACGAGTGATCGAAGGGATGCCCGAAACACTGGACTGTGCTTCGTTTCATACTTGAGCTCTTCACTCTGAAGGCTAAGCTTGATTGGTGAGATGGTAGTTTCAATGATCTGCTGCGTATCTTGGCTTGGTTGCTTCCAAAGCCAAATAAAGTGCCAGCCAACATATACCGAACAAAGAAACTTGTGAGCCCATTCATGATGGGTGTGGAAAGAATTCATGCATGTCCAAATCATTATATTTTGTATCGTGGGGATACTTTCAAAGACTTGAAGAAATGCCCTGTATGTTCTGCAAGTTGGTACAAAAATAATGCTGGTTACTGTGGTGATGACAATCATGATCCAACCGATGTGAATAAAAGGAGCATGGCGAGGAACAGTGTTGCCTCTGTTGAGCCAGATGACGCTACTTTAGGAATTCctgagaagcagagcagaattCCCACCATGGTTATGTGGTACCTCCTAGTTTCCAATCGCCTGAGGCGTTTCTTCTCGAACCCAAAGGATGCTGAACTAATGCGATGGTGGAATTTAGATAAGCGTAACAAGGGTGATGGAAAGCTCCGACATTTAGCTGATGCTCGGTAGTGGAAGGAAATCGATGAGAAGTACTATCTGGAATTTGGGAATGACGCGAGAAATGTTCGGTTCGCGTTGAGTACGGATGGAATGAATTCGTTTGGTGAAAGAAGTAGCACCCATAGTACATGGCCAGTGATATAGGGCCCAAGCATCCTGGCATCGATATAGATATTTTTCTTGAGCCTCTGATGCAAGAGATGGAAACTTTATGAAAGGAGGGTATCAATATCTTTGATGGTTGTGCACGGCAGCCCTTTAATCTTAGAGCTATTATATTCGTCACCATTCATGATTACCAGCATTGTTTGTCCTGTCAGGATAGATCAAAGGTAGGATGGGATGCACGGTGTGCGTGGATGGCATCGTATCATCTTTCCTTTAAGGTTCTCGAAAGGTAGTTTACCTTGGATACAAACGCTTCTTGGTGGAAGGACATAGGTATCGAAGTAAGAAGTTCTATAATCTTTTTGATGGTAGGCCTGAATTACATTCTGCTCCAGTACAACGAGACAGGCACTATGTTTTCAATATGGTTCGGACCATCTAGGTCATTTATGGAAAGAAAAATGAAGatgggaagaagagaaagagagataaGGCACCCATCGATGGCGTACCATTCAAGAAGTAGTCCATCTTCTACAAGTACTTGCAGTATTGGGCGGATCTTGAGGTCCACCATGCAATCAATGGTATGCACCTAAAGAAGAATGTGTTTAGTAACACAATTGGGCTCCTCCTGGAGACATTAGCCAAAATAAAGGATACCTTGAAGTCGCGTCAGGACTTGGTAGCCATGAAGATAAGACAATATCTTCACCCTGCGGATAAAGGGAATGGCTGATATGAATCCCCCCATCTAGCTACAACTTGACATGTGATGAGAAGAAGGCAATGTGCGAGAGCTTAAGAGGGATCAGAGTCCCGATTCATTTCACGTCCAACATAAGGAAACTAGTCTTGATGAAAGATCTATCACTATGCGGCTATAACTATCATGATTCTCATGTGTTGCTGATGGTGTTCCTCCTGATTGAAATCAGAGCGATCAAGCCAGTATATGTAAAGATGGTAATCACTCGGTTGTGTTACTTCTTCAATAGGATTTCACAAAAGGTCATCGACGAAGATGAGTTGCAAGATCTCCAAGAATTCTTTAGGGAGACTATGGCGTAGCTAGTGATGTGCTTCCCTCCTAGGTTTTTTTATATAACCGAACACCTAATGATTCACATGGTTGATCAGATACGGGCACTTGGTCCACTTTACCTACAAGAAATATGGACGTATGAGCGTTTTATGTCCATCCTCAATTGGTACGTACTGAATCATGCTCATCCTGAGGGGTCCATGATAGAGGGATGTAGTACTGAGGAAGTCATCGAGTCTTTCCTAGGTTACCTAAAGGATAACGTGTCCCTTGGTTTGCCTATTCCACGATTTTTGGCGAGGTTGGAAGGTGTGGGCACATTTGGGAGGAAAATCTTCATCAACAAAGATTTCAAAGGTGTGCAACGAGCCCATCATAGCATCTTGCAACACCTCACAATAATGACTCCTTTAGCCAATGAACACTTGAGCATGATTCGTGCAGAAAGTAATGGCCGCTCAGATGATTGGATCATGAGAGAGCACAAACGTCGGCTGACTGCATGGTTGAAGGACCTGGATCTACCACATGGGGAGACCGTGGAGGAGCAAACGATCAAAAGATTGGCAGCTCGTCCCTTTAGCCAGGTCAGATCGTAGCAAGGGTATGATATTAATGGATATTTATTCTATACTGCCGCCAAGGATAAGAAGACCGTGTCTCAGAATAGTGGTGTTCGTATTGAGGCCTTAGACGAGAGAACAGGGCAAAGTACAACATATTTCGGTGTCATAGATGACATATGGAAAGTGTATTATGGTTCCAATATACAAATCCCGGTCTTTCGGTGTCATTGGGTCAAACACCCAAAAGGTGTTGAGGTGGAGGGCTATGGACTCACGATTGTCGACCTCAACAATGTTGGTTATAAGATGACCCATGGGTACTTGCCTCATAGGTCACACAGGTACTCTATGTAGCTGATCCTGCAAAGAAGACAAAACACGTCGTTGTCCCTGGAAAACAAGATATCATAGGAGTTGATGGTATCGACGATGTGGAAGAATATAATCAGTATGATAAGATGAACCTCTTCACAGACATACCACAAAAGATGAGGATTGTAGAAGCAATCATAAGAAAAGACGACAAGCCATGGGCACGTAAAGATGGCGAATCAAGAATTGTTACCGCTTGAACATTGGTGTTTCAGCGCTTTTATTTATTACATACACTGCAATTGGATTTTGATATTTTTCTTATGTTCCACATATCAAAATATGCTTATGGTaaaaatttaatattttttaGAGGTGTGTTGCTATTTTTTGAAATAAATGGATTTTCAGCATGAATTGGAAAACTATTTGTAGGTGCTATGAGATAGTATGTTGTGGAGGTGCATATTGTGGTCTCGACACTTTAAACCATTATATACAATAAAATAGTTATTTGACACTTTTCTTAAGTTCTACATGTCACAT from Panicum hallii strain FIL2 chromosome 3, PHallii_v3.1, whole genome shotgun sequence encodes:
- the LOC112887081 gene encoding NRR repressor homolog 1-like yields the protein MGEAAGEEAKKALRIAATDGDGASTRVSVAPAEQQCPPPLLPAAAAGVAGGGSVSVQRCGEDDDGDGDGEKVERFYALIANIRALRGLCSAGESGGGSAAGRGRKREREAEAPWRPAFRMEDFEEEVSQVTANARSAVKNRGATGGGGARLPAAARARAAAADHEEDEHEHEVAEARGKKLRRRVAAQG